The Solidesulfovibrio sp. sequence GGCATCGCCACCCTGGGTCCGGCCACCTGGGGCTGGTGCGCCTGGTTCCATTCGGCCGTGGACGGCTGCACGGCCGGCCAGGACCAGGCCGCCCACGACGGCCTGGACTTCACGGCCTGGTACCTGGCGCGGATGCGCGACTATGAAACAACGCACGGCCAACGCCTCCTCGACTACCTCGATCTGCACTACTATCCCCAAGCCCCGGGCGTGGCCCTGTCCACGGCCGGAAATGGCGCCGTCCAGGCCCTGCGGCTGCGGGCCACGCGCTCGCTGTGGGACCCGACCTACACGGACGAAAGCTGGATCGGCCAGCCCGTGCGACTGCTGCCGCGCATGCGCCAATGGGTGGCCGACCACTACCCGGGCACCAGGCTCGCCATGACCGAATACAATTTCGGCGGCCTGGAGCACATAAACGGCGCCCTGACCCAGGCCGATGTCCTCGGCATCTTCGGCCGCGAGGGCCTCGACCTGGCCACGCTGTGGAGCCCGCCGTCCATTGGCCAGCCCGGAGCCTTCGCCTTCCGCATCTACCGCGACTACGACGGCGCGGGGCATGGCTTCGGCGAAACCGCCCTGGCCGCCGCCAGCGCCGACCAGGAGGTCGTTGCGCTCTATGCCGCCCGGCGTACCGCCGACCGCGCCCTGACCGTGGTGGCCATCAACAAATCGGCCGCCGCCCGCACGGCCACGGTGTCCCTGACCGGCTTTTCGCCGGCCGGCCCGGCGGCGGTCTACCGCTACGACGCCACGGACCTGGCGGCCATCCGCCGTGTGGATGACCAGGCCGTCACGGCCGCCGGCTGGACGAGCCCGCTGCCGGCCAGTTCCATCACGCTTTATGTCGTGCCCGCCGCCGGCGGCGGCATCGCCCCGTGGCTGCCCCTGCTGCTGCCATAAGGGACCGGGATTCCACCCCGCGTCGGCGGCCACGGCCGGTGCGGCACGCCGCAAACGGCAACGGATAGCCTATCGCCAGGGACCGGTATTCCGAAGCCGCCCCACCGCACGGCCTCCGGCCGCCTGCCCGGCGCCCCGCAACAGCCCTCCCGTTTGCGCCATTCCAGGCCCCGTACCGGGGCCCTCCTTGGAAAATGCATCAAGGCGCCATCCATTGCGGTTTGCCGTCGATTGCACTATAGGAGCGGCCTTTCGGCCATCCCCCGCCAAATTCGTTCGAGGTGCCTCATGAAACGCCACATGCTTGTCGCCATCGTCGTGCTCAACGCCCTGCTGCTGACCGGATCGGCCCTCACGGCCGGCATCGCCTCCCTGGGCCTGCTGGCGGCGGCCTTCGTCTGCGTCACGGGCTTTCTTGCCTGGACCAGCCGCCGCCTGGACGCGGCCTTTGCCTGCATGGAACAGGTCCTCGCCTCCGTGGCCACGACCACCTTCGACTGTTCCTTCGAGGATGATCCGGTGCTGCGCACCGAAGACCTGGCCAGGGCCGTCGCCCCCCACGAAGCCGCCATCAAGGAGCGGCTGAGCAAGGACGAGGCCATGCTCGGCAACATCATCACGCCCATGGCCATCGTGGGCGAGCGGGGCGAAATCAAGTGGCTCAACGAGCACATGGTGCGCCTGACCGAAAACGAGGGCGCGCCGCCGCTGCACGTGGGTGCCAACTTCGCCCGCTTCTTCTACGGCGACGCCCGCGAGACCGTCGCCGACACGGCCATCCGCCAGCGCGCCCGCCAGAGCGCCAAGACCGAATTCGACACCCGCAAGGGCAACCACAAATACATCAGCATCTTTTCCACCCCCATCCTCGACTTCGACGACAAGCTCATCGGCGCCTTCGTGTCCGTGGCCGATTTCACCGGCGTGGTGCTCAAGGAACGCACCATCACCGACCAGAACCACCGCATCGCCCAGGGCGTGGCCGAGGCCACGGCCGTGTCCGAAAACCTGGCCGAGGCCGCCGACCACATGACCGCGCAAATCGCCCAGTCCACCGAGGGCATGGAGGAGCAGCGCGCCCGCACGGCCGAGGTGGCCACGGCCATCGAGGAAATGAACGCCACCATCCTCGAAGTGGCCAAAAACGCCGGCGACGCCGCCGCCACCGCCGGACAGGCCAACACCATCGCCACCAAGGGCGCGGACCTGGTGGAGAAAGTCATCACCGTCATGGAATCGGTCAACACCAAGGCGGCCGGGCTCAAATCCGAGATGCAGGACCTGGGCGGCCAGGCCCAGGGCATCGGCCAGATCATGCAGGTCATTTCCGACATCGCCGACCAGACGAACCTGCTGGCCTTAAACGCCGCCATCGAGGCCGCCCGGGCCGGCGAAGCCGGGCGCGGCTTCGCCGTGGTCGCCGACGAAGTGCGCAAGCTCGCCGAAAAGACCATGACCGCCACCAAGGAAGTCAGCAATTTCATCCAGGCCATCCAGGAAAGCACCCGGCGCAACATGGCCGCGACCGACGAGACCTCGCGCGGCATCGAGGAGGCCGACACCCTGGCCCACGATGCCGGCGACGCCCTGCGCCAGATCCTCCTGTACGTGGAGAAGACCTCGGACCAGGTGCGCGGCATCGCCACCGCCGCCGAACAGCAATCGGCCACCTCCGAGGAGATCAACCGCTCCACGGACCAGATCAACCGTATTGCCGAGGACACCGCCGGGGCCATGTCCCTGGCCTCGTCGGCCGTGTCCAACCTGGCCCACCTGGCCTCGGACCTCAAGACCTCCATGACCCGCATGCACCTGGAATAGAGGCGGGCGCGACGGGCGGCCGCATTGACAACGGGGGCCGTAAAGCATAGCAGCGGGCCACACCGCATCATCGCCGCGTTCGCGCGCGGCCGGCCCGGCCATGCCGGACCGCTGGAAGGTTTGCCGTATTATGGAATGGTTCGGCATATCCCTGGCCTTGTACGCGCTGGGGGGGCTCGCCGCCCTGTGCCCGAGGGGCGACGGAGCCGCCAACATCCTGGGGGCGGCCGGGGCGCTGGCCGGCTCCCTGGCCGGACTGGCCGCGTTTTGCCTGGCGCCGGCCAGCGCCCAGGCCCAGGTCGTCCTGCCCTGGGGCCTGCCCATCGGCGCCCTGGCCCTCGGCCTGGACCCGGCCAGCCGGCTCTTTCTGCTCCCGGTTTCCCTGCTCGGCGCGGCCTGCGCCGTGTCCGGCGCGGCCAGCCTGGCCGGCCACGGCCATGACGGCGGCGGCGGCCACGGCCGCATCGGCGCCCACTGGTTCTTCTTCAACATGCTCCTGGCCGGGCTTTCCCTGGTCATGGCCGCCCGCGACGCCGTCTGCTTCCTGCTGGCCTGGGAGATCATGTCCCTGGCCCCGTTTTTCCTGATCGGCTTCCACGACGAGGAGGTCGAGGTCCGGGAGGCGGCCTGGGTCTATCTCGTGGCCGCCCACCTCGGCGCGGTCTGCCTGCTGGCCTTTTTCAGCCTCTTTTTCACCGCCGCCGGCGCCACCGGCTTCGACGCCCTGGCCCTGGCCGCCGCCGACGGACGCCTGGGCGCGCCGTCCCTGCTGTTTCTCCTGGCCCTGGCCGGTTTCGGGGCCAAGGCCGGTTTCTATCCTTTCCACGTCTGGCTGCCCGAGGCCCATCCGGCCGCGCCGAGCCATGTTTCGGCCATGCTCTCCGGGGCCATGATCAGCGCCGGCATCTACGGCCTGTGGCGCGCCGCCGAACTGCTCGGCCCGGGCGCCGCCTGGTGGGGCTGGGCGCTTGTGGCCGTGGGCACCGTTTCCGCCGCCCTGGGCATCCTCCAGGGCCTGGCCCAGGCCAACCTCAAGCGGCTGCTGGCCTATTCCAGCGTGGAGAACATGGGCCTGGCCTGCCTGGGCCTG is a genomic window containing:
- a CDS encoding glycoside hydrolase family 44 protein: MPPSRPLRLRRLALALALALPLLAGTAPEPAPAPALSVDAGHILGPISPDIYGMNFADEALAAAVRLPVRRNGGNAASRYNWRVDTSNTGSDWYFENIAADNADPSRLPDDSSADRFVGQDRRTGTRSLLTLPMLGYVAKRRLESHPFDCGFKVSAYGAQQAVDPWDPDCGNGLAAGGGAITGNAPADTSVAFAPADAADWIGHLKAAFGDAASGGVAYLDFDNEPMLWNSTHRDVHPTATSYDELVARTLTYGAAVKAADPGIATLGPATWGWCAWFHSAVDGCTAGQDQAAHDGLDFTAWYLARMRDYETTHGQRLLDYLDLHYYPQAPGVALSTAGNGAVQALRLRATRSLWDPTYTDESWIGQPVRLLPRMRQWVADHYPGTRLAMTEYNFGGLEHINGALTQADVLGIFGREGLDLATLWSPPSIGQPGAFAFRIYRDYDGAGHGFGETALAAASADQEVVALYAARRTADRALTVVAINKSAAARTATVSLTGFSPAGPAAVYRYDATDLAAIRRVDDQAVTAAGWTSPLPASSITLYVVPAAGGGIAPWLPLLLP
- a CDS encoding methyl-accepting chemotaxis protein, which codes for MKRHMLVAIVVLNALLLTGSALTAGIASLGLLAAAFVCVTGFLAWTSRRLDAAFACMEQVLASVATTTFDCSFEDDPVLRTEDLARAVAPHEAAIKERLSKDEAMLGNIITPMAIVGERGEIKWLNEHMVRLTENEGAPPLHVGANFARFFYGDARETVADTAIRQRARQSAKTEFDTRKGNHKYISIFSTPILDFDDKLIGAFVSVADFTGVVLKERTITDQNHRIAQGVAEATAVSENLAEAADHMTAQIAQSTEGMEEQRARTAEVATAIEEMNATILEVAKNAGDAAATAGQANTIATKGADLVEKVITVMESVNTKAAGLKSEMQDLGGQAQGIGQIMQVISDIADQTNLLALNAAIEAARAGEAGRGFAVVADEVRKLAEKTMTATKEVSNFIQAIQESTRRNMAATDETSRGIEEADTLAHDAGDALRQILLYVEKTSDQVRGIATAAEQQSATSEEINRSTDQINRIAEDTAGAMSLASSAVSNLAHLASDLKTSMTRMHLE